The following are encoded together in the Chiloscyllium punctatum isolate Juve2018m chromosome 41, sChiPun1.3, whole genome shotgun sequence genome:
- the mylipa gene encoding E3 ubiquitin-protein ligase MYLIP-A, translating into MLCYVTRPDSVVMEVEVDPKANGEDCLNQVCHRLGIIEDDYLGLQYSANKGETLWLNLRNRISQQIEGMPPYRFKLRVKFFVEPHLLLQEQTRHQFFLHVQDDLLNGRLLCSPEQALDLSALLAQVEFGDYNQNTAKYSYEDLCANELNTTILNSIVAKHKELEGMSQCRAEYRLLQIACKLEHYGVEWHSVKDGDGQKLMIGVGPDGISVCKENLNLINRISYPIIQMATQSAKNVYLTITRESGSSIVLILKLISTRAASALYRAITETHAFYRCDTVTNAVMMQYSRDFKGHLASLFLNENINLGKKYVFDIKRTSKEVYDHTRRTLYHAGIVDFVPHNQDGQNSPLKSSEHELNCNTCEGESCQQSQVLQEKIRKLKEALLCMVCCAEEINTAFCPCGHMVCCGSCANQLQACPVCRSNIDHIQQVFLPTCASLLNLTVI; encoded by the exons ATGCTGTGTTACGTGACCAGGCCCGACTCGGTGGTGATGGAGGTGGAGGTCGACCCCAAGGCGAACGGCGAGGACTGCCTGAACCAG GTCTGCCACAGGCTCGGCATCATAGAGGATGACTATTTGGGTCTGCAGTATTCCGCCAACAAGGGGGAGACTCTGTGGCTGAACCTGAGGAACAGAATCTCTCAGCAGATCGAAGGGATGCCTCCTTACAGATTCAAACTCAGAGTTAAATTCTTTGTGGAGCCTCATCTTTTACTTCAGGAGCAAACTAG GCATCAGTTTTTTCTGCATGTCCAGGATGATCTTCTAAATGGGCGCCTACTCTGTTCACCAGAACAGGCTCTGGACTTGAGTGCACTTCTAGCACAAGTAGAATTTGGAGACTATAATCAAAACACCGCCAAGTATTCTTATGAAGACCTCTGTGCGAATGAATTAAACACTACCATTTTGAACAG TATTGTTGCAAAGCACAAGGAACTGGAAGGAATGAGTCAATGTAGAGCTGAATACCGGCTTCTGCAGATTGCATGTAAGCTGGAACACTATGGTGTGGAATGGCATTCGGTGAAAGATGGTGATGGGCAGAAGTTGATGATTGGAGTGGGCCCTGATGGCATATCTGTCTGCAAAGAGAACTTGAACCTAATTAACAG GATTTCATATCCTATTATCCAGATGGCTACCCAATCTGCAAAAAATGTTTACCTTACAATCACAAGGGAGTCTGGTAGCAGCATCGTCCTAATATTGAAGCTGATCAGCACCAGAGCAGCAAGTGCCCTTTATCGTGCGATAACTGAAACCCATGCTTTCTACAG GTGTGATACTGTGACCAATGCTGTCATGATGCAATACAGTAGAGACTTCAAGGGCCACCTTGCTTCTTTGTTTCTCAATGAAAATATCAATCTGGGTAAGAAATATGTTTTTGATATCAAACGCACATCCAAGGAGGTGTATGACCATACACGAAGAACATTGTATCATGCTGGCATTGTTGACTTTGTTCCACACAATCAAGATGGCCAGAACTCTCCACTTAAATCTTCAGAACATGAATTGAACTGTAACACTTGTGAGGGGGAGAGCTGCCAGCAAAGTCAAGTGCTTCAGGAAAAGATTCGAAAACTTAAAGAAGCATTATTATGCATGGTCTGTTGTGCTGAGGAGATTAATACTGCCTTCTGCCCCTGTGGGCACATGGTTTGCTGTGGCTCTTGTGCTAATCAGCTACAG GCCTGTCCAGTTTGTCGATCTAACATTGATCACATTCAGCAAGTATTCTTGCCCACTTGTGCCAGTCTCCTCAACCTCACTGTAATTTGA